The following proteins are encoded in a genomic region of Oceanisphaera profunda:
- the aroA gene encoding 3-phosphoshikimate 1-carboxyvinyltransferase translates to MESLKLSPIARVEGTVNLPGSKSLSNRALLLAAQAQGITHLTNLLDSDDTRYMLDALRALGVQYELSADKTECVVHGLGRAFSAAEPISLFLGNAGTAMRPLCAALCLGTGEFTLTGEPRMWERPIGHLVEALREAGAEISYLKTDGYPPVFINGKGLWGGDVHIDGSVSSQFLTALLMAAPMASGDIRVHIKGELVSKPYIDITLHAMSQFGVELEHDNYQTFYIKGNQTYVSPGQFLVEGDASSASYFLAAGAIKGKVRVTGVGSNSIQGDVKFADVLAAMGAKITWGENFIEAENIGPLHAVDMDMNHIPDAAMTIATTALFATGTTRISNIHNWRVKETDRLYAMATELRKLGVEVEEGEDYIVVTPTAELKEAEIATYNDHRIAMCFSLVALSDTAVVILDPKCTAKTFPDYFEQLASISS, encoded by the coding sequence ATGGAAAGCCTTAAACTATCTCCCATTGCTCGGGTGGAGGGCACGGTTAATTTGCCCGGCTCTAAATCATTGTCAAACAGAGCTCTGTTGCTGGCGGCTCAAGCACAGGGTATTACGCACCTGACCAACCTGCTCGACAGTGATGACACGCGTTATATGCTAGATGCGCTTAGGGCGCTGGGGGTGCAGTATGAATTGTCGGCTGATAAAACCGAATGTGTAGTGCATGGGTTAGGCCGCGCGTTTAGTGCGGCGGAGCCGATATCGCTGTTTTTAGGTAATGCGGGTACTGCCATGCGTCCCTTATGTGCCGCGCTTTGCTTGGGCACTGGCGAGTTTACCCTGACCGGTGAGCCCCGCATGTGGGAGCGACCCATCGGGCACTTGGTAGAAGCGTTGCGTGAAGCGGGCGCAGAAATTAGCTATTTAAAAACTGACGGTTACCCGCCGGTATTTATTAATGGCAAAGGCTTATGGGGCGGCGATGTACATATTGACGGTTCTGTCTCTAGCCAGTTTTTAACAGCACTGTTGATGGCCGCTCCTATGGCCTCGGGCGATATCCGCGTGCACATTAAAGGTGAGCTGGTCTCTAAGCCGTATATTGACATTACTTTGCATGCAATGAGTCAGTTTGGTGTCGAGCTTGAGCATGACAACTACCAAACCTTTTATATCAAAGGCAATCAGACCTACGTCTCACCGGGTCAGTTTTTGGTAGAAGGGGATGCTTCGTCGGCTTCTTACTTTTTAGCCGCAGGCGCCATTAAAGGTAAAGTGCGGGTTACCGGTGTGGGCAGTAACAGCATTCAAGGTGATGTGAAGTTTGCGGATGTATTGGCAGCCATGGGTGCCAAGATCACTTGGGGTGAGAACTTTATTGAAGCGGAAAATATTGGTCCGTTGCACGCGGTAGATATGGACATGAACCATATTCCCGATGCGGCCATGACCATTGCCACCACCGCTTTGTTTGCCACGGGTACCACGCGCATTAGCAATATTCATAACTGGCGGGTGAAAGAAACCGACCGTTTGTATGCGATGGCGACCGAGCTGAGAAAGTTAGGGGTAGAAGTGGAAGAAGGCGAAGACTATATCGTCGTTACGCCGACGGCTGAGTTAAAAGAGGCGGAAATTGCCACTTATAACGACCACCGTATCGCCATGTGCTTTTCACTGGTGGCACTTAGCGATACCGCTGTGGTTATCTTAGATCCTAAGTGCACAGCAAAAACCTTCCCCGATTACTTCGAACAGCTAGCCAGCATTAGCAGTTAA
- the hisC gene encoding histidinol-phosphate transaminase, protein MSINYLALANAGVEKLHPYQPGKPVEELERELGISNSIKLASNENPLGLGAKARAAIERALPELARYPDANGFALKSALAEKLAVNTDQLILGNGSNELIDLVYHTFVSAGQQVVYSQYTFIVYALATQGHGAEAVVVPAKDLGHDLDAMAAAITERTKLVCITNPNNPTGTFLTKAQLSAFLANVPSQVLVILDEAYTEYVAEDERHPSIDWLAQYPNLIVSRTFSKAYGLAGLRVGYMVAHPELISVLNRVREPFNCNSLALAAAEAALGDTEYLNEAVGLNQREMARYEAFFESQGISYVKSRANFITLDLKRDATPVYDALLREGVIVRPIAGYGLPTCLRISIGLEQENQRCIEALAKVLSQGV, encoded by the coding sequence GTGAGTATAAATTATCTGGCCTTGGCGAATGCTGGGGTTGAAAAGTTGCACCCTTATCAGCCGGGTAAACCGGTGGAAGAGCTAGAGCGTGAGCTGGGCATTAGCAACAGCATTAAGCTGGCTTCTAATGAAAACCCGCTGGGTTTGGGCGCTAAAGCACGAGCCGCCATTGAGCGTGCGCTGCCGGAGCTGGCGCGCTATCCGGATGCCAACGGCTTTGCCTTAAAGTCTGCATTAGCAGAAAAGTTAGCGGTGAATACTGACCAGTTAATCTTGGGCAATGGCTCCAATGAGCTGATCGACTTGGTGTATCACACCTTTGTCTCGGCAGGCCAACAAGTGGTCTATTCCCAGTACACCTTTATTGTCTACGCATTGGCCACCCAAGGCCACGGTGCCGAAGCTGTCGTGGTGCCTGCGAAAGACTTAGGTCATGACTTAGATGCGATGGCGGCGGCGATTACTGAGCGCACTAAGTTGGTGTGCATCACTAACCCCAATAACCCGACCGGTACCTTCTTAACCAAAGCACAATTAAGCGCATTTTTGGCTAACGTGCCCAGCCAAGTGTTGGTGATATTAGATGAAGCCTATACCGAGTATGTGGCAGAGGATGAACGTCATCCATCTATCGACTGGTTGGCGCAATATCCGAACTTAATCGTCTCGCGTACTTTCTCTAAAGCCTATGGATTAGCGGGTTTGCGGGTCGGTTATATGGTGGCGCATCCTGAGCTGATCAGTGTGTTAAACCGCGTACGTGAGCCCTTTAACTGCAACAGCTTAGCGCTGGCTGCCGCCGAAGCCGCCTTGGGCGATACTGAATACTTAAATGAGGCGGTGGGCTTAAACCAGCGAGAAATGGCACGCTATGAAGCCTTCTTTGAAAGCCAAGGTATCAGCTATGTAAAATCCCGCGCTAATTTTATTACGCTCGATCTAAAGCGCGATGCGACGCCTGTGTATGATGCTTTGCTGCGCGAGGGCGTGATAGTGCGACCGATCGCCGGCTACGGCTTGCCGACCTGCTTGCGCATCAGTATTGGCCTAGAGCAGGAAAACCAGCGCTGCATTGAAGCGCTGGCGAAGGTGTTGAGCCAAGGCGTGTAA
- the serC gene encoding 3-phosphoserine/phosphohydroxythreonine transaminase codes for MANMVYNFSAGPAMLPVEVMQQAQAEFRNFNDLSVSVMELSHRSSDFIAVAAAAEQDLRDLMQIPDNYKVLFLQGGGRGQFAAVAMNLLGKNAKADYIVTGQWSKSAVEEAEKLGTVRVLDGFGEVENGLRPLASSWDLDPTAAYVHYCPNETVDGIEYHFVPKTGSVPLVADMSSTILSRPIDVTQFGLIYAGAQKNIGPSGLAVVIVREDLLDQAFAHTPVIMDYAAMAKADSMVNTPPTYAWYLAGLVFKWLKRQGGLTAMGERNKAKADLLYNYVDASNFYGNNVHPDARSWMNIPFQLKDESLNSAFLKEAEAAGLVALQGHRLVGGMRASVYNAMPIEGVQALVDFMDKFAKQNA; via the coding sequence ATGGCAAACATGGTTTATAACTTCAGTGCAGGTCCGGCTATGCTGCCGGTAGAAGTGATGCAGCAAGCACAAGCTGAATTTCGTAACTTTAATGACTTAAGCGTGTCCGTGATGGAGCTCAGTCATCGCAGCAGTGATTTTATTGCAGTAGCCGCCGCGGCCGAGCAAGACTTGCGCGACTTAATGCAGATCCCAGACAACTATAAAGTGCTGTTCTTACAAGGCGGCGGCCGTGGTCAATTTGCAGCGGTAGCGATGAACCTGTTGGGTAAGAACGCCAAGGCTGACTATATCGTGACCGGTCAGTGGTCTAAATCTGCGGTTGAAGAAGCAGAAAAGCTCGGCACGGTGCGCGTATTAGACGGTTTTGGTGAGGTCGAGAACGGTTTGCGCCCACTGGCCAGCAGCTGGGATCTAGACCCCACCGCCGCTTATGTACATTACTGCCCGAACGAAACCGTAGACGGTATCGAATATCACTTCGTACCCAAGACCGGCTCAGTGCCTTTAGTGGCCGATATGTCTTCTACTATTTTATCGCGCCCGATTGATGTGACTCAATTTGGACTGATCTATGCTGGCGCCCAGAAAAACATAGGGCCGTCTGGTTTGGCGGTGGTGATAGTGCGCGAAGACTTGTTAGACCAAGCTTTTGCCCATACGCCGGTGATCATGGACTATGCGGCCATGGCTAAAGCGGATTCTATGGTGAATACGCCGCCGACCTACGCCTGGTACTTAGCGGGCTTGGTATTTAAGTGGTTAAAGCGCCAAGGTGGCTTAACCGCCATGGGCGAGCGCAATAAGGCCAAGGCCGACTTGCTCTATAACTACGTGGATGCCAGCAATTTTTACGGCAACAACGTACACCCAGACGCGCGTTCTTGGATGAACATTCCGTTCCAACTCAAAGACGAAAGCTTAAATTCCGCCTTCTTGAAAGAAGCTGAAGCCGCGGGTTTAGTGGCACTGCAAGGCCACCGTTTAGTAGGCGGCATGCGTGCCAGCGTCTACAACGCCATGCCCATCGAAGGCGTACAAGCGTTAGTCGACTTTATGGATAAGTTCGCCAAGCAAAACGCTTAG
- a CDS encoding HAD family hydrolase, with protein MNIKGVLFDLDGTLLDTAGDMGAAANHVIASLGLPILSDDVLQCTTSDGSYALLRAGIDEALIEQHGIEELRGQMLAFYGQNLCHHTRPYEGVPELLAWLNQYDIPWGIVTNKPSALTLPLLAELPLFEHCRVTVSSDTLAFKKPHPAPLLFAAERLVMAPEQCVYIGDHKRDIEAGRAAGMTTIAAIWGYISAGEDPNNWQADHQTPTVLSLFNWLKDAVDVKR; from the coding sequence ATGAACATTAAAGGGGTACTGTTTGATTTAGACGGCACCTTGCTCGACACTGCCGGCGACATGGGAGCGGCGGCCAACCATGTGATCGCCAGCCTCGGCTTGCCGATCTTGTCAGATGACGTATTGCAATGCACCACCTCAGACGGCTCTTATGCGCTGCTGCGCGCCGGTATTGATGAGGCTTTAATCGAGCAACACGGCATTGAAGAGCTGCGCGGCCAAATGCTGGCCTTTTATGGTCAAAACTTGTGCCACCACACCCGCCCTTATGAAGGCGTGCCCGAATTATTGGCATGGCTTAATCAGTACGATATTCCGTGGGGTATCGTCACCAATAAGCCCTCGGCGCTCACTCTGCCTTTATTAGCCGAGTTACCGCTGTTTGAACATTGTCGCGTTACCGTTAGCTCAGATACGCTGGCCTTTAAGAAACCCCATCCGGCGCCCTTGCTGTTTGCCGCCGAGCGATTAGTGATGGCACCCGAGCAGTGCGTCTATATAGGCGACCATAAACGCGACATTGAAGCCGGACGCGCCGCGGGCATGACCACCATCGCCGCTATTTGGGGTTATATCTCGGCCGGTGAAGACCCCAATAACTGGCAAGCGGACCATCAAACTCCTACGGTGTTAAGCTTGTTTAATTGGCTAAAAGATGCCGTAGATGTGAAGCGCTGA
- the gyrA gene encoding DNA topoisomerase (ATP-hydrolyzing) subunit A: MTDLAREIMPINIEDELKRSYLDYAMSVIVGRALPDVRDGLKPVHRRVLFAMNELGNDWNKAYKKSARVVGDVIGKYHPHGDSAVYDTIVRMAQEFSMRYTLVDGQGNFGSVDGDSAAAMRYTEIRMDKIAHELLADLDKDTVDWVPNYDGTEMIPAVMPTKVPNLLVNGSSGIAVGMATNIPPHNLNEVVDGCLALIDNEDITIDQLIELIPGPDFPTGGIINGRSGIIDAYRTGRGKIYVRAVAEVQTDEKTGRETIIVSELPYQVNKARLIEKIADLVKEKRIEGITALRDESDKDGMRIVIEVRRGEVGEVILNNLYSQTQMQNVFGINMVALDNNQPRIFNLKDMLECFIQHRREVVTRRTVFELRKARDRAHILEGLAIALANIDPIIELIRASSTAAEAKAGLISQGWQLGHVASMLEQAGDDAARPEWLDPEFGIRDGIYHLTEQQAQAILDLRLHRLTGLEHEKILEEYKGLLLLIAELLYILNTPERLMEVITEELELIKVQYGDARRTEITNSSSEINIEDLITREDVVVTLSHEGYVKYQPVTDYEAQRRGGRGKSATRMKDEDFVERLLVANTHDTILCFSTAGKVYWLKVYQLPEASRAARGRPIVNMLPLGANERITAILPVQEYCDDKYVFFATADGTVKKTSLSAFRRPLVSGIRAINLRDGDELIGVDITDGSNEIMLFSDAGKVVRFAEGSGHDEVEVIEAEVIDGELIEDVDADLADGEEADVAEAGESRPFKGVRPMGRTAAGVRGIRLGAGDKVVSLIIPRGEGPILTVTANGYGKRTALLEYPTRSRGTMGVLSIKVGERNGAVVGAIQVDDTHEIMLITNGGILVRTRVLEVSLIGRNTAGVRLIRTGADELVVGLQRIEEPEEEELLDEAGTEGEDADAVAADVTEQSESHDQEPDTDGEDAADEEPKQE, encoded by the coding sequence ATGACCGATCTGGCCCGAGAAATCATGCCGATAAACATTGAGGATGAGCTGAAACGCTCCTACCTAGATTACGCCATGAGCGTAATCGTAGGACGTGCGCTTCCCGATGTACGAGATGGTTTGAAGCCAGTGCACCGCCGCGTGCTGTTTGCCATGAACGAATTGGGCAACGACTGGAACAAAGCATACAAGAAATCGGCCCGTGTGGTGGGTGATGTAATAGGTAAATACCACCCACACGGAGACAGTGCCGTTTACGACACTATCGTGCGTATGGCACAGGAATTTTCTATGCGTTACACCTTGGTCGATGGCCAAGGCAACTTCGGTTCAGTAGACGGCGACTCCGCTGCTGCGATGCGTTATACCGAAATACGTATGGATAAGATTGCCCACGAATTACTGGCCGATCTGGATAAAGATACCGTTGACTGGGTGCCGAACTACGATGGCACCGAGATGATACCGGCTGTGATGCCAACTAAAGTGCCCAACCTGTTGGTGAACGGCTCCTCCGGCATCGCCGTGGGCATGGCCACCAATATTCCACCTCATAACTTAAATGAAGTGGTCGATGGTTGTTTGGCGCTGATCGACAATGAAGACATCACCATCGATCAATTGATTGAGCTGATCCCGGGGCCGGATTTTCCGACCGGCGGCATTATCAATGGTCGTTCCGGCATCATAGATGCCTATCGTACGGGCCGTGGCAAAATCTACGTGCGTGCGGTGGCAGAAGTGCAAACCGATGAAAAAACCGGTCGCGAAACCATTATCGTCTCCGAGCTGCCTTACCAGGTAAACAAAGCGCGTTTGATTGAAAAAATCGCCGATTTGGTAAAAGAAAAGCGCATCGAGGGCATTACTGCGCTGCGTGATGAGTCTGATAAAGACGGCATGCGCATCGTGATTGAAGTACGCCGTGGGGAAGTGGGCGAGGTTATTTTGAATAACCTGTATTCACAAACTCAGATGCAGAATGTGTTCGGCATCAACATGGTGGCACTGGATAACAATCAGCCGCGCATCTTTAACTTAAAAGATATGCTGGAGTGCTTTATCCAGCACAGACGCGAAGTGGTTACCCGCCGCACCGTGTTTGAATTGCGCAAAGCCCGAGATCGCGCACATATCTTGGAAGGTCTGGCGATCGCCTTGGCGAACATTGACCCCATTATTGAGCTGATCCGTGCTTCCTCTACCGCAGCCGAAGCGAAAGCGGGCTTAATCAGCCAAGGCTGGCAGCTGGGCCACGTGGCCAGCATGCTGGAGCAAGCGGGTGACGATGCGGCGCGTCCTGAATGGTTAGATCCGGAGTTTGGTATTCGTGATGGCATCTATCACTTAACCGAGCAACAGGCCCAAGCGATTTTGGACTTGCGTCTGCACCGTTTAACCGGTCTTGAGCACGAAAAGATTCTTGAAGAATATAAAGGTCTGCTGCTGCTGATTGCTGAGCTGCTTTATATTTTGAACACGCCTGAGCGGTTGATGGAAGTGATCACCGAAGAGTTAGAACTGATCAAAGTGCAGTATGGTGATGCCCGCCGTACCGAGATCACCAACTCTAGCTCTGAGATCAATATCGAAGACTTGATCACTCGTGAAGACGTAGTGGTCACCCTTTCTCATGAAGGCTATGTGAAGTATCAGCCGGTTACCGACTACGAAGCTCAGCGTCGTGGTGGACGCGGTAAGTCGGCCACGCGCATGAAAGATGAAGACTTTGTGGAACGCTTGTTGGTGGCCAACACCCATGACACCATTTTGTGCTTCTCGACCGCAGGTAAAGTGTACTGGTTGAAAGTTTATCAGTTGCCAGAAGCCAGCCGTGCCGCCCGTGGTCGTCCAATCGTGAATATGTTGCCATTAGGCGCTAACGAGCGGATCACCGCCATCTTGCCGGTACAGGAATACTGTGACGATAAGTACGTGTTCTTCGCTACTGCCGATGGCACCGTGAAGAAGACCAGCTTGTCTGCGTTCCGTCGTCCGTTAGTCTCGGGTATTCGTGCCATTAATCTTCGCGATGGCGATGAGTTGATTGGCGTGGATATTACCGATGGCAGCAACGAGATCATGTTGTTTTCGGATGCGGGTAAGGTAGTACGTTTTGCCGAAGGCAGTGGCCATGACGAAGTTGAAGTCATAGAAGCTGAAGTGATTGACGGCGAACTTATCGAAGACGTTGACGCTGACTTGGCTGACGGCGAAGAAGCAGACGTTGCCGAAGCGGGCGAAAGCCGACCCTTTAAAGGCGTGCGTCCTATGGGTCGTACTGCGGCCGGTGTGCGCGGTATTCGTTTAGGCGCCGGTGATAAAGTGGTGTCTTTGATTATTCCGCGTGGCGAAGGTCCGATCTTAACCGTGACCGCGAATGGTTATGGCAAGCGTACCGCGCTGCTCGAATACCCAACCCGCAGCCGTGGCACCATGGGCGTCTTGTCCATTAAAGTGGGCGAGCGTAATGGTGCAGTAGTGGGCGCGATTCAGGTCGATGATACCCACGAGATTATGCTGATCACCAATGGCGGCATCTTAGTACGCACCCGCGTATTAGAAGTTAGCCTTATTGGTCGTAACACCGCAGGCGTACGTTTGATCCGTACCGGAGCAGACGAGCTGGTGGTGGGCTTACAGCGCATTGAAGAACCTGAAGAAGAAGAGTTGTTGGACGAAGCAGGCACAGAAGGTGAAGACGCGGATGCAGTTGCTGCAGATGTGACTGAGCAGTCTGAATCTCACGACCAAGAGCCAGACACTGATGGTGAAGACGCTGCTGATGAAGAGCCTAAGCAAGAGTAA
- the ubiG gene encoding bifunctional 2-polyprenyl-6-hydroxyphenol methylase/3-demethylubiquinol 3-O-methyltransferase UbiG — MNVDQQEIEKFDAMASRWWDLDGDFKPLHQLNPLRLSWIADNAGGLFGKQVIDIGCGGGILSESMARDGADVTGVDMGKEPLAVARLHALETGVSVNYRQGTAEQLAVELPEQFDVVTCMEMLEHVPSPASVVQACADLAKPGATLVFSTINRNPKAWLMMIAAAEHIFKMVPKGTHDHKKFITPAELCRYIEAAGLIVKDISGVVYRPLSGDFKLSRDADVNYMVHAVKPLTTDAVLNTLRLENKAADVLTDKG; from the coding sequence ATGAATGTAGATCAACAAGAAATTGAAAAATTTGATGCCATGGCTTCCCGCTGGTGGGACTTAGACGGCGACTTTAAACCGCTACACCAACTTAACCCACTGCGCTTAAGCTGGATTGCCGATAACGCCGGTGGTTTATTTGGCAAGCAGGTTATCGATATCGGCTGCGGTGGCGGCATTTTAAGTGAAAGCATGGCCCGCGATGGCGCCGACGTGACGGGTGTGGACATGGGTAAAGAGCCGTTAGCCGTGGCGCGCTTACATGCTTTAGAAACGGGCGTGAGCGTCAATTACCGTCAAGGCACCGCCGAACAATTAGCCGTTGAGCTGCCTGAGCAGTTTGACGTGGTCACCTGCATGGAGATGTTAGAGCATGTGCCCTCGCCTGCTTCTGTGGTGCAGGCTTGTGCGGATTTAGCCAAACCCGGTGCCACCTTGGTGTTCTCCACCATTAATCGCAACCCTAAAGCTTGGTTAATGATGATCGCCGCCGCCGAGCATATTTTTAAGATGGTGCCCAAAGGCACCCACGATCATAAGAAGTTTATTACCCCTGCCGAGCTGTGCCGCTATATAGAAGCCGCCGGTTTAATCGTTAAAGACATTTCCGGCGTGGTTTATCGCCCACTCAGTGGCGACTTTAAGTTAAGTCGTGATGCCGACGTCAACTATATGGTGCATGCGGTTAAGCCCCTGACCACGGATGCGGTATTGAACACGCTGCGCTTAGAGAATAAAGCCGCTGACGTTCTAACAGATAAAGGGTGA